CAGTGGATACGCCACTGGCAATCTTCAGGGCACAGCTCGGCTTGGCACCATCGCAGATCATTCCGGTGATGTTGGCGATCATGTTCTTGGCGGCATATATGATCTGGGTGTAGCTGCCTCCCATCAGCCAGGTGATGCCACAGGCTGATCCCGTGGAGGCGACCACACAACCGCAGAGGGCGGAGAGTTTGCCCAGGTGCTGTTTGATATAGATGATCAGCAGGCTGCTGAGTGTCAAAGCACGGATAAGTGACTCTTCGGAGCACCCCTCCTCTTCCGCAAAGGTCATGACCGGAACAGTTGCTGCGATACCCTGGTTGCCGCTTCCTGAGTTACTCATCACCGGCATCATTGCACCATCCATCCGGACATCACAGGCTCCCGCTGTGGCAATCACCATGCGGCTGTGCAGGTTATCGCCGAAGATAGCCCGACCTTTTCTCTGCATCAGGCTCCCTGCAACGTTGTGCCCGTACGCTCCTGTCATTGCCTCTTCCCCAACCAGCCTGTTCATCCGGGCACCCTCCAGGATAAAGGAGAGTTCTTCCAGGGGCGATTCGATGGCGTATTCATAGATGGTCCGGAAAGTGAGCGTGGGTGTTGAGTCTACTTGACCATCATCCATCACCTCTTCCTTTACCTCCAACAGAGCATTTCCGTTCAGCCCGATGTGCGTGAAACGGGTGTGGGCCCCGCGGATGATGGCCCGTGAGGTTTGATCACCCGAGCTGCATCGCACCTCGATATAGAGCTTCTCCTCTGTTTCCCGGTAGTGGTGAATGGCAATACGATTCTCCCGGATAAACTGCTTTCCCAGTTCCACATCCTCGGCAGTGATCCCTTTCAACAATTCTAGTCCATCTTCTTTCCTTCCTTTTAATGCTCCCAATGCAATTGCGATGGGAAGACCGGTCATCCCGGTGCCGGGAATCCCTACCCCCATGGCGTTCTTGATTACGTTGGCACTCAGATAGGCATCGATCCGCTCCGCTTTTTGTTGCAGTACACCGCATGCTCCGGCGGTGCAGAGTGCAACGGAGATAGGTTCGGTACAGCCGATGGCAGGCACAATCTCTTGTTGCATTAGCTTCCGGATGGCTGTTCTCTTTTCTGATGTGAGCATAAACAGAATGGGGTAATTTTGAAACGATGCAAAAGTAGTCATAATTCTTCACAATCTCAATTTGAGAGAAGTATGCTTTTTCAAAAAAACGTTTGCATTTTTCGACAATTGGTTCTACCTTTGGGTGTTAATCCTTTGGGCGATGAACAGTCAGGAGCAGTTATTGCACTACGTGTGGAAATACCGGTTGTATCCCCGGGAGGCATTGGTGACCACTGATGGCTGCCGGGTTGAAGTGATTGATCCGGGAGAACAGAACCCTCATGCCGGTCCTGATTTTTTCAATGCGAAAGTAAGAATCGGAGCGGTGATGTGGGCCGGAAACGTGGAGATACATGATTCATCTGCAGATTGGTACTTGCACGGTCATCACCTCGATCCGGTTTACAATTCGGTGGTCCTGCATCTTTCAGGTCGTGTGAACAGGGAGGTGGTGAACCAAAAAGGTGAGAGTGTTCCTCAAACTCTCCTGCCTCTCACCGAGAAGGTGCGTAAAAACGCTGATTACCTGTTGCACAGTGATCATCCTCTTCCCTGTCGTGATTTCATTGCCGGAATGGATCAGCGATTGGTCCGCTCTTGGTTGGATGATCTCTCTCTGGAGCGGCTGGAACGCAAATGTGATGAGATATACAATCATCTAAAGCGTTTTAACCACTCGTGGGATGAGGTCTTTTATGTGATTCTCACCCGTAATTTCGGATTTGGTCTCAACAGTCCCCCGTTTGAGTCGCTGGCTCTATCTCTGCCGTTGAATTATATCCTGCGGCACAATGATGACCTGCAGATGGTGGAAGCACTGCTGTTCGGTCAGGCAGGTCTCCTGGAGGATCCCGAGGTAAAGGATTCTTACTACCGGCGGCTGCAGTCCGATTATCGTTTTCTCAGTAACAAGTACGGGCTACGATGCCTGGATGGCTTTCTGTTCCGTAAGATGAGAATTCGTCCCTACTCCTTCCCCCATGTGCGTATTGCCCAGCTGGCCTCTCTTCTGCAGCATGCAGGTCGTCTCTTCTCAACCGTTTTAGAGACGGAGAACCCGGTTCGATTGACTGAACTTTTTCGTTATGAACCATCTGAATATTGGTCCACACATTACACCTTCGGAAAGGAGTCACCCAAAACAACCAAATCACTCGGAGCTGCATCACTTGAGGTCTTACTCATCAATACCGTTGCTCCTATCCTTTTTGCCTATGGCAAACGAACTGATCGAGAGCAGTTTTGCGACAGAGGATTTCAGTTGCTTCACTTTTTGAAACCGGAAAGAAATGCAATTGTAGAAACTTTCCGTGAATTAGGAGTCCAACCTGCCAATGCTTCCGACAGTCAAGCACTCATCCAGCTCCGAAAAGAGTATTGTGACCGAAAAAAGTGCCTCTATTGTCGGATTGGTCATACCCTTCTCACATCTCACGAGACCGACCATTAAAACTCATTTTTACGATTTTTCTGAATTCATATGGAATAAAACGGGTAAATGATTGTATTTTTGTCCGATAATTGCCAAACTCATACGAACGCGGTACAATGTTGAATAAAATTTTCTCATTTCTCTCGTTTCTTTTCCTGACGCTGACAACAGCCGTCATATTATTTTCATGCGCCAACATTGCTGCACCCACGGGGGGGGCTTATGATGTCGATCCGCCGGTGGTTCAAGGGGCAACACCCGGGTTCAATGAGCTTAACAGCACCCCCGGAAAGATCGAAATTGAGTTTGACGAGAACATCAAAATCAAGACACCTAACGAGAAGGTGATCATTACACCTCCACAGCAGAACATGCCGGTGATACGTTCCATCGGTAGAAAAGCAGTGGTGGAGCTAAAAGATGAACTGCTGCCCAATACCACCTATACCATCGATTTCACCGATGCCATTGTGGACAACAACGAGGAGAACCCCCTGGAGAACTTTGTTTATTCTTTCTCTACCGGTGATCGGCTCGACACATTGTCAATTTCCGGAAAAGTACTCTCAGCAAACGATCTGGAACCGGTTACCGGCATGTATGTCGGCATCCATTCCAACTTCGACGATACCGTCTTCACCCGCGTACCCTTCGAACGAATCTCCCGTACCGATTCTCGTGGTCGGTTTGTTGTCCGGGGAATGGCACCGGGTGAATACAAGGTTTTTGCACTTGGTGACCTGAACAGGGACTATAAATATGACAATCCTCAGGAAGCAATCGCCTTCCTCGATTCAATCATTGTACCCTCTACTATGCCGGCAGTACGACAGGATACCATCTTTTTGGACAGCCTCACAGTCGACACAATCAAAACGGTTCATTATACCCGGTTTCTTCCTGATGACTTGCTGCTTCGTTCTTTTCAGACTGACTTCCAGCGAAAATATATGCAACAGCACGAACGGCCTGAAGCACACCGACTATTGTTGCAGTTTGCAGCTCCGACGCCGATGCCCTCCCTCACGTTGATGCGTCCGGAACCAGCCAAAGAGGATTGGTATATCCTTGAAAGGAATATCGGAAACGACTCATTGCTCTTGTGGATAACCGATTCTGTTGTTTTCCGGGAGGATTCAATCATGATGAAAGTCGATTATCTCCGTACCGACTCTCTCGATCAGGACTATATTGACACCGATACGCTCACTTTTACGGTTCGCGGTGCAGCACGTAGGCGCGCTGAAGCAGAAGAAAAAGCTTTGCAAGAAGAGAAGGAGAAAGAGGAGGAAGATGATGTTGCAGCAGACACGGTAATCACTTTCCTTGAGATGAAAACCAATGTGCAGAATACTTTTGAGCTGTTTAACCCTGTTAGGATTGAGTTTGGTGAGCCTGTGATAGCGTTCGATTCTTCCTATGTGCATCTGCTTCATCAGCAAGACACACTCTTTTATCCCGTGCCTTTTCGTTTTGAGCGGGATACAATCAATCCCCGCAAGTTCATTCTTCGTCCCTCCTGGATACCGGGAGGGAAATACAAACTGGCTGTCGATTCAGCAGCTATTATCAGTCATTACGGTCATTGGAACAACAAACTTGAACAGGCATTCACCGTGAAGGATTTGGATCAGTATGGCAACCTGGAGATGGTGATCACCGGTTTGCCTGACAGTAGCAGTTCCTTTGTGGAGTTGCTCGATAAGAGTGATAAACCTTTTCGGAAAAGTTTTGTCAAAGAGAACAGCGCCCGTTTTCAGGATCTCCCACCCGGTGAAATTTTTGCACGGCTGGTAATCGATGAGGATGGTGACGGTTTATGGACCACCGGTAACTATGAAGTGCTCCGCCAACCGGAACAGGTTTTCTACTATCCCGGAAAGCTTGTGATCAGAGCTTTCGCAGATCATCTCGAGGACTGGAACATTGAACGGGTTCCGGTAATTAGTCAAAAACCGTTAGAGATCACAAAGAACAAACCAGAGGAGAAAAAAAGGAGAGATCCCAACCTTGAAAGAGAAAGAGGGCAGCAGCAACAACAGCGGAGTTCGCCATTCTCAGGAACAGGGGGTAGTAGTAGCAGGCAGAGTGGTATGCGGCAACTGTAAATCCGCTACAAAGCAGAACAATTCAAAACCAGTTGATACAATGAACAAGAAATCCCATTACAAATTAATATTACTTCTTATCTCCTTTCTCTTTGTCTTCACGGCAACGCACGGTCAGTGCAGGGTGCCAAACAACGCATTTGCCAGTGGGGAGAAGATTGCTTACGACCTCTATTTCAACTACGGCATCATCAATGCCCGTGCAGGAAAGGGATCACTCTCTGTCACTGAGGCCAATTACCGTGGGGTCAACGCCTATAAGACGGTGATGACACTCAACACTTCGGGATTGGCAGGCAATATCTACTCCGTGAACGATACCCTTACCTCCTTCGTCGACAAGGATCTGAGACCCTTACTTTTTACAAAGGAGGCTGCGGAAGGCAAGGATTACTCGGTGGAGCGTCAGGCATTCAGCTATCAGAATAATCAGATTACAATTCGCGCCGTAAGAACCTGGAACGGAGAAGAGCGGTTCGATGAAACAGTAACTACAGATCGATGTACCTACGATTACCTATCGGTGCTCTCTTATGTGCGCAACATCGACTACACCGGCATGAATCCCGGGGACAGTCACTTTATTCAGTTTATCTCAGGGAGACGACCGGTACAGATGTATGTCAATTACCTGGGCACATCATCGGTCAAAGCAAACAACGGCAAACGTTATGAAGTGATTAATATCTCTATGACAATACAGGATGATGCTTTCACCAACCAGAAAGAGGCATTGAACGCTTCCATCACCAACGATGAGAACCGCATACCGATTGTGATAGATACCCACCTCAAGATGGGGATGGTGCGGGCAGTACTCAAAGATGTGTCAGGTCAAAGGCACTGACTCCCGGAACTGGGTCTGAACCGTTTGGGGTGGCAATTAAAGAAAAAAATCAGCAAATATGGTGCTCACTTATCCATAAATAGCCGAAAAGAACCTATCTTTGTGATTTAACAATGATTAGAGAAGGTATGGATGATCAGAATCATATTGCAAAAATACCGGAGCCGGCACTCAGAAGGTTACCCTGGTACCTTTCATATGTGAAGTTACTTAAGAATCAAGGAGAGACGATCGTATCCTCAACCCAGATCGCCAGGAAAATAGATGTCTCACCCTCACAGATTGCCAAGGATCTCTCCTATGTGGATATTCGAGGAAAGACAAGGGTCGGTTATGAGATAGACGATCTGATTCATGTCCTGGAAACCTTCCTGGGTTTCACCAAAACACACAAGGCGGTAGTGTTTGGCGTGGGTAGCC
This genomic window from Dysgonomonadaceae bacterium zrk40 contains:
- a CDS encoding DUF3108 domain-containing protein, which codes for MNKKSHYKLILLLISFLFVFTATHGQCRVPNNAFASGEKIAYDLYFNYGIINARAGKGSLSVTEANYRGVNAYKTVMTLNTSGLAGNIYSVNDTLTSFVDKDLRPLLFTKEAAEGKDYSVERQAFSYQNNQITIRAVRTWNGEERFDETVTTDRCTYDYLSVLSYVRNIDYTGMNPGDSHFIQFISGRRPVQMYVNYLGTSSVKANNGKRYEVINISMTIQDDAFTNQKEALNASITNDENRIPIVIDTHLKMGMVRAVLKDVSGQRH
- a CDS encoding DUF2851 family protein yields the protein MNSQEQLLHYVWKYRLYPREALVTTDGCRVEVIDPGEQNPHAGPDFFNAKVRIGAVMWAGNVEIHDSSADWYLHGHHLDPVYNSVVLHLSGRVNREVVNQKGESVPQTLLPLTEKVRKNADYLLHSDHPLPCRDFIAGMDQRLVRSWLDDLSLERLERKCDEIYNHLKRFNHSWDEVFYVILTRNFGFGLNSPPFESLALSLPLNYILRHNDDLQMVEALLFGQAGLLEDPEVKDSYYRRLQSDYRFLSNKYGLRCLDGFLFRKMRIRPYSFPHVRIAQLASLLQHAGRLFSTVLETENPVRLTELFRYEPSEYWSTHYTFGKESPKTTKSLGAASLEVLLINTVAPILFAYGKRTDREQFCDRGFQLLHFLKPERNAIVETFRELGVQPANASDSQALIQLRKEYCDRKKCLYCRIGHTLLTSHETDH
- a CDS encoding Ig-like domain-containing protein codes for the protein MLNKIFSFLSFLFLTLTTAVILFSCANIAAPTGGAYDVDPPVVQGATPGFNELNSTPGKIEIEFDENIKIKTPNEKVIITPPQQNMPVIRSIGRKAVVELKDELLPNTTYTIDFTDAIVDNNEENPLENFVYSFSTGDRLDTLSISGKVLSANDLEPVTGMYVGIHSNFDDTVFTRVPFERISRTDSRGRFVVRGMAPGEYKVFALGDLNRDYKYDNPQEAIAFLDSIIVPSTMPAVRQDTIFLDSLTVDTIKTVHYTRFLPDDLLLRSFQTDFQRKYMQQHERPEAHRLLLQFAAPTPMPSLTLMRPEPAKEDWYILERNIGNDSLLLWITDSVVFREDSIMMKVDYLRTDSLDQDYIDTDTLTFTVRGAARRRAEAEEKALQEEKEKEEEDDVAADTVITFLEMKTNVQNTFELFNPVRIEFGEPVIAFDSSYVHLLHQQDTLFYPVPFRFERDTINPRKFILRPSWIPGGKYKLAVDSAAIISHYGHWNNKLEQAFTVKDLDQYGNLEMVITGLPDSSSSFVELLDKSDKPFRKSFVKENSARFQDLPPGEIFARLVIDEDGDGLWTTGNYEVLRQPEQVFYYPGKLVIRAFADHLEDWNIERVPVISQKPLEITKNKPEEKKRRDPNLERERGQQQQQRSSPFSGTGGSSSRQSGMRQL
- a CDS encoding serine dehydratase subunit alpha family protein, producing MLTSEKRTAIRKLMQQEIVPAIGCTEPISVALCTAGACGVLQQKAERIDAYLSANVIKNAMGVGIPGTGMTGLPIAIALGALKGRKEDGLELLKGITAEDVELGKQFIRENRIAIHHYRETEEKLYIEVRCSSGDQTSRAIIRGAHTRFTHIGLNGNALLEVKEEVMDDGQVDSTPTLTFRTIYEYAIESPLEELSFILEGARMNRLVGEEAMTGAYGHNVAGSLMQRKGRAIFGDNLHSRMVIATAGACDVRMDGAMMPVMSNSGSGNQGIAATVPVMTFAEEEGCSEESLIRALTLSSLLIIYIKQHLGKLSALCGCVVASTGSACGITWLMGGSYTQIIYAAKNMIANITGMICDGAKPSCALKIASGVSTATLSAVMAMEDEGVTALEGIIDEDIDQTIRNLALIGNQGMQETDRLVLDIMTTK